GCAGTGTCTCTCAGTCATACTTGTACAGCCCCTGGTACCCCAGTGATGTTCTGGAAGCTAACATGCTAcaagcaacaattaaaaaaataaatcaaagtaacATTAAACCAGcctctatcaaaaaaaaaaaatatgtctgcttAAATTTTCTTGGGAGCCAGTACCCACTTGCGAGCTTAAGCTAAATGAGTAGGCGTGAGATGAAAAAACGCAGCTATTTGtggggaaaggcagcagaaagagcCATTATGGTCCGCGTTCCTTACGCCAGCCCTGGAGTAACCACCTCATCCTCTGGCTGCAGGACTCATGCCTCTGTGGCACGGCAGCAGGGTTTTCAGGGCCTGAGACGGCGGCTCTTCCGCTGAGATCTGGGGAGCATCATGGTGCCCTCAGCACCCTCCTTTCCACCAGGCACGACCTGCACTGGCACCTGCTCTGTGCGAACAGGATGGGGAAGGAATCAGGGCGGTTAAAACAGCAACCAATGACTTAACCACAAGAGGGTCTTTAGACCCCAAATCGCTAACCCACGGGCTAACCCACGGGCTTCCCTCACCATGCCAGCCCTCTGTTGccttccttctgctctcccctTGCCATCTCAGTGCTGGCATCAATCCTCCAGAGGTCTTCTTTTCCCCAAATGATACCTCCTCTCAGTGGGGTAATCAGCCTTTTATTGGGAAACTAACGGGATGGAGACTTGCGTGCAAGTGTCTTAAACCCACTGCAAGCAAGACAGAAGCCCAGTAACCCCATGGGGAGAGTTAAACAATACTATATGCCATATAGTATGGCAACGGTGGATGGTGGCCAACAACTGCTTCACTCTGCAGACCTTCGTCTGTTGGTCCACATGACCCAGTAATGTAGAAATAGCCCTTATTGTCAGGAAAGACACACAGCATGATTAGAGGATGAATAAGCCAATGTCAAGTTGTGCTTTTGCCCCGAGAGGCCAGGAGGAAAGTCTTCCCTCTCCTAGTTGACTCCTGAGCAAGCTCCGTCTGTCTCAGCAGGTGCCCAGCTCTGCTTTCTGGGGCATTACGTTGCTCCTCCACCTCATGTGTACGTGACCCTACTGTGGTtgacttttctcctttcctctggaaGACTCCACAGCACAAAAGGGACGAAGACCCCCATGCCCCACCCCTGGATGTGGCCTCTAAGGACACTTGGCAAGTTGGTGACTATGGGGGGTTGCAGGGCCACATTTTCCCACTCATCAGCAGGACCCCTCAACACGCACaaccagctctcccagcccctaGCAGAGCAAGGCGGGTAGGGATGGATGAGGTAATTTGAGCAGCCTCTTCACTTAGGGCATTGCTGCAGGTCAGGGTTAAGGTGATTTTGAAGCTTCCTTTGGTTCAGCAACTTCTTCTGTGCCTTGACTTGCATCGCTAACATTGGAGGGTTTCTCGGGATTCTCCCTCGCGCTGGGGCCACGGCTGGTGGATGGATTGCCAAGAGAGACCAAACACCAGCTTAAAGCAGGAGCTGGATGGGAGTTTAGTGAGCACGTCTGGGCTGTCCCCTGATAGCACAGCGACCTGAAGATGCAGTTACACATTTAGGTTATACCCGCAAGTACACTCCTAAGCATTTGCAGAGCTGGGGCATCGTATGCATTAGGGTGATTTGCGTCTCACCCTGATGTGGTGACCAGGCTCTGCTCCCACAGTGGGAGCAATTTGCGCTCATATGCAAAGAGATCAACGGCCATAACACCCCCGTCAGCAGCAGGGACCAAAATCCCCTTCCACGCTGCGGTGAGAAGCCACTTTTACCTCTGCCGGCAGGGCGGCAAACCCTCCGTGCTGAGAAGGCTGCTCGGGTACGCGGAGCTGCAAGCTGCTCACAGAAATCAGAGCCCTGCCTGTTCAGCCATTTCACTGGCACCGACGGGACATTTCAGGGCTTTGAATCCCAAAATGCTGGTCCTGTTGCCACACTGTCTTTGTGCTTTCGAGGCATTAGAGGCAACAGGTTAGTGGGAGCAACCAGCGGCAGcgctgcactgctgctgctctgcatcgGGCTTAGTCCATCAATACCCTGCGGGAACCTTGAAGAAGGTGCTCAGCAAATATTGCTTAATTACAAAAGGTACtctaattttcttcctccttctgggAAAGGCAGAGAGCTGTTCTTCCAGATTTACATCCAAGTGCAGCAGATCATCAGCTCCTCCAGTATCCAGGGTTGCTTTCCCACTACAGAAGCGGAGCCAGCAGGAATACTGTTGGCGCAACAAAACTCGAATTATTTCCATCTCACACCCACAGACCGAACTGTAATTCCATCACAGAACAAAGGTTAGGAGTCCTCCTCCTCTCACATAATTTAGTTTTGACAGCTCTTCGGGATCAGAGGAGCTGGAGATTTTAATTCGGAGGCTGAAATCTTGCTTTGCAAGAGGCGCTCAGTGCATCTTTTATGAATCTCTGCTTCGGTGCTGTGCATGTATTTAACACAAGCCTGAAATACATAGTTCCTGAGGAATTTATTTCCAAGTGGTAACTGATACTCGCCTGTGAAAAATGTGTGGTGGTTTCTGCTTTAAATAAACATCTCTAATTGGAGTTCAACTGGAAGGTGAGATGATTATATCTGGAACTAGGCTTGAAATACCTGAACTCGgtacacacagagaaagaaaaggaagacaacaCCAAATTCTTTTGAAACAGGTTCTTTTGTTTCCCGAATGTTCACCAGTTTTCAAAAAACTACAAAAACCTCAAGGACTGTGACAATATCGCACTTGAAAAAAAGGCTGTTGTGTACAAAAACAAGCatgcttttgttttggggttggagTGGTTCTTTTGTATTTGTCTgggttcttttcttccttcagcatgTTGTGAAAGAAGAAAGTACCGGTTTCTTTAACAGGATAGCTCAAAACAATAAGGAAGAACATGCTTTCCCCGTTACAAAACTCTGCCAGAAGATGCATGCTTGAGGTCCGATATACAAACACAGGGACACATTTTGTGGCATGCAGGCTTTGTTGTACGGCCCCCACGGCACTTCCCTTCCCGTGCCCCATGGTCAAAGACATGGCCCGTGCCGTgcattttgctttcccttttgtttgtttgtttctttgttttctttttgtagtgAGTTATTtgcgctttttcttttttccccccccttttgttttttaGCCCTAAATCCCAGGTAGTGGTATCCAAGGTAACAGCAGAAAAGAGTCCAGATCTGCACATTATCACTGTTTCTGCAAGTTTCATGCAAAACTTAAGCCATTTCTGCATGCAACACGATGCTGGTCATTTATTGTACTTCATACAACTCAGGGGAGATTTCCCCGTTCACCACGACAGTTTGTTGACTGGGAAGCGCAGCTTTGCTTTCCCATGGACACAGACACACTAAAAGAACCCTCCCCCCCCGTTTCCactcccccccagctgccccaaACACATGGGAATCTGCATCTCAGCACCAGGTCCAGACAATTCACTTGCCTACAAAAGCCCGGTGGCTTCAGTAAAGTCCCATGATTGCAGCTCCCACATCCTTGGAAGGTCTTCGGTCCTTCACCAGAAAGTTAATCATGCTCTCTGACTTGATGAGCAAGTTGCAGCCCAAAAAGAAGATGCCGAACATCACAGTCAAGGAGAGGACACAGAGGACGGCGATCTGCACCACCCGCGTGATGTAAAGGCTCCTTTCGTCGGGCGCCAGGACCGAGGAGCCACCGTCGGTCGCCAGCACTGAGCCGGTCCCATTGCAGCAGGCCATGAGCATCCCCAAGCCCTGGGTCCTGTTGGGGTAAGCTCCCTGCTCTAGGAGAGTCTGGTTGAAAAAGGATCCATTCATGGTCTAGGAGCAATCCCAGATCTCCGGGGAAGGCAAGAGGGAAGCTTGCTGTCCCCCTGCCCACCTCTCACATGCCAAACCTCGGCGCTGCTCGGCGGGCTCTGCTCCacctcctgcctttcttctcacAGCCTGGGATGGAGGGGAAACTTCCGCGAGGCTGCGAGCAGGTGGGAAGCCAATTCATGCAGCCGAGGGACAGCTCGGTCCCGGATCCCTCCTGGCACAGGCAGCCTTAGCGCAAGCccccaaagaagcaaaaagagagagagaaaaggcgAAGGGGGcgcggggaaggggaaggcagccAAAGATCACCCCATGCCTCCCGCCCTCGCCGCTGCCCCGAAGGTGCCACCCCGAAGCGCAGGGCAGCGGAGCGGTGCCCGTTccccccgggggccggggggtcTCCCGCAGGAGGGAGAGCTGATTCCTGCCAGCTGGGAGCTCCACGAATGCAAGTTCCAAGCTAAAGTCTTCACCGTGTTCAAAGAAAAAACCAGCAACTCCACCCCCTTCCAGCCTCCCCCCAGGAccgccttcctccccctccacgCTCACCCAGGCTGCCCACCCCTTCCCCACGCCtgtgcaccccccctctgccctgccagggGTGCCCGCACCCACCCCTGTGCCACCCCCAAGCCACCCCCGAGTGGGGGCTGACCCCTGAGGCCCTGCGGAGCGGCACCCAACTCATCCTTCCTCCCAGCCCCCCCACCTGCTCCCCAAAGCAGCCCCCATGCTCAGTGTCCGTCCCGGACCGCTGGCAGGTTCCCGTCCCCCCCCGACGCAGGCTCCCGTGAGCCTCAGGTCAGCGCTGCTCTCGCCGGTCCccgctgctgctctgtgccaccCACTCCTTCTGAGAGCAGCGCTGGCCCAACGCAGCCCAGtccacccccagctctgctcagtgATGCCTGTCCTGTGCTTCCAGACGAGCGCTGGATCCATCCCCCTCTCTGCATCCTTGTCTTCCTCGGGCTGGGGGTTTCCTCCCCCGGCACCTttgtctccctcttctccccctccGGCTCCTTTAGCCCCCTTGGAAGGGGAGCACTGCGATGCTGCACCCTGCTCTCTGCCCAAtacccctgccctgccctggccccaGCTCTGGGTCCTACAGCAGCATCACGGAGGGCTGGAGCATCGCAGACCTTCTCCCTCTGGCCCCTCCGCCCCACGGAGGGAATCCCAGGGGAAGGTTTGTCGTCACTCCCCTCTCCTTGCCTGTGTAAGCTCCCAAAGCGAAAGCACAAGTCGGGGTGTCCAGCCATGTCTGGCTTAGTCCTGACCCTGCCCGTCCCAGGGCTGTGCCTGTGGAGCTGCCGTACCCCGGCTTTCCCCTTTGGTGTTTGCCTGGAAACGTGTCTGGATGGCAGAGAACAGGAGATCGCCCCCGAGCCACGATGTGGAGAGCTTGTCCTGATTTATCTGTGTATATCTTGGCTCGCTTTCTTTGCCTAGACCCCGAAGGGGATTTTAATAAACCTAAATGAGAATTGATAAATCGCAGCTAAGGGCAGGAGCATGGGGCTAGCTGAGGATGGAGGCTGGCATGGAGATAGCGTCAGTCGGGTTTCCTTTTATGCGGCTGGGATCTGTGGCCCTGTTCTGCTGCTGTGACTTTAGGGGCTCAAAAACTGTTTGGCTTGGGTTTtacttgttgctttttcttccttgttttgcgCATGGCGTTTCTCTCCCCGAAGGGCTGCCCGGTCCGCGAGGGCAGTTTGCAGCAGAAGCACTTGCGGGAGGGAAGCGGAAAACCCTGATCGAACAAAAGCGTCTGCCCCTGTTTAACCTGAGGGCCAGGAAAAATCCCCCCGGGAAAGCAGAGCATCCCTGGcgccccagcccagccgggagCCCCTCTCCCCGGCTCGTTCCCAGACTGAAGGAGTTTCTGCTCCCTCTGgtggctccagctccagcctctcctctccccgcacGCCCGAGCATGGATTCGGACTGCTGCATCCATCGCTCCTGGGTCACAGCCCGCGGTGACGGGGCAGCGGGGACACTGGGGCCTCCCAGCTCCAAACCCCCCCTGCCTGTTTCTTGCCTTAGTCCCAGCAGGGACTTCCATACCCAGAGCATCCCACTATCAGTCACACAGTGCCCGGAGTTACCATCACGGCGACGTTTTCAGGACGAGCAGCACCTTCTTGCAGTCGGCAGGGAAACTGAGTCCAAATGCGCTGATTTAAGTTCACGCCATCCTTGTCCTCAGGCAGGACGAGAGCTCAGGCAGGTGCAGGCAAGtcaaatacttcattttgtgacttttcccttcttcttcaAAGTTTTTGCACCCTGCTGGAAGCAAGGGTTGGAGTTCATGTTAATGCTGGTTAATGCTGGGCGGGGATTTTCAGGACCATCCCCTGCTGGTTCATGCAACCAGCTGCTTGGCAGGATGAGTCCCTCAAAGAAGAGGGGCCTGTGAGACCGATGGCAGGTCAGATCCGTGGGATGGGCAGAGCCAAGCAGGGCTCCCACATTTCTCTCCATAGAAACTTGGACAaattcctcctcccttccacggGGCATCAGATGTGCTTGTGGGGGGGTACAGGGACAGGCTGCCGCATGGCCAGAaaatcctcctgcaaaacaggGAAAGGCCACacaagcattttcaggtagggggAGAAGGACCTGTGCAGGAAAAGCAGGAATTTGGCTACCCTAAAACTGGCTAATGGGATCTGCGGTGCGAAACGGCTCCGGGATCTGGGGCAGGGCGAGATCTAGAGCCCCCCAGAaagcaggtttggggtttgtaTTGATgtcccagccaaggtgcagcccTTTTGGACACTGCACGAGGGGTCCATGGGCTTCTCCTACTCTGTTTTACCAAATCCTCATTAGAAGTTTTGGAGAGGGAGCTGGATCCCAGGTGGAAAATGATCCCCCGCGGAGCGGAGCCCAGGCAGCCGCGGGAGGGCAGCAGCACCCcgcagggactggggggggggctCAGTGGGGAAGCAAAGGGGCATCAAACCTTCTTCTTTAAAAGCCAAGACAAGTCCCCAGCTCCTGAGGCAGGGTCCCCAGGACCATCTCACCCTCGCAAGCACCATCGCCTCTCGTTGAAAGCCACATGGCTCCGGGGACGATGCCATTATCCCCACCTCTCCCAGTGTGGGGCTGTGGGTCTCGTACCGCCCCATGCCCATGGCCCCACAGCTTTCGGCACCGCCAGGCTGCGGCTGCAGCTCTCGGCACCCACACGAGCTCTTTTTCCGCTGCCTGGTGTTTCTGTGTGTCGGATCGTCTTGACCCAGGGCTGTGTCATtgctgtccccaagccctgtCACCTGTGTGGGAGAGAGCATCCCGGGGCTCCAGGGAAAcagcccttctctcccttctgccccccagcctcagtgcctcagtttcctcttctCTGAGTAGGACCTCGGTATTGCAGGGGAACAAGAGGTTTATCACACCCTTTCGGGAGGCACCCACAAGCAGCTCCGGCCTTTCAGAGGGGACAATTCCTGTGCAGATCTGACTCCCTGCACTTGCTCAATACCGGAGCAATTGTTGAggacacagaggggaaaaaacaagacaaGTGAGAAGAAAACCAGGTCGAAATTATCTGACCCAAACTTCCCTCCCTTTGCGATGTCCAGGTTTACACCCAAACTGCTGGTTTCACCGGGTCCAGTTCTTGGCTGGGTCTCACTCGGCTCCCAGCTCCATTTCAGCCGAGATATTCCCATTTGCACCCGTGCTCTGGGGAAGGGAGCTGCGAAACCACACTTTCACACCCACGTGTATTTGCTCTGTTGGCCCCAAAATCCTTGAACTCAGAGgcagcccaggctctggcaggTTTAAGACCCAGGCTGCCTCTCATGCAAGAGTTAATAAAAGGAGGGAGTGAGCAGGATTTTGTCAGGAATTAAAACCCAGGCGAAAGAGCCGATGGGAAAGAGCCTCTtaccagccccagggctgtagGTCACCAGCGCTTCGTACTTGCTGCCGGGGGGGGGTTTATTAGGTCCTTGCCTGAGTtgtgagagagggaaaaaaaaaaaaaaaaaaaaaaaaaagcctgaggagCTACAGGCAGAGCGGGCGGGGGCACTCCTGACTCAAAACGGAGTGACGAGCCAGCGCCGTTTCCtccgccggccccgctcgcccTGTGTGTCATACACCCAGACTCATGATTCATCTCCTGGACTGCTCAAAACCTCCGgctgccccagagctgctctccatcgCTCACGGCGGGGCTGGTCCAAGCAGCCCCCCAGGTTCGGGGCTCGGAGAAGAAGATGGGAAAACTCTGCGTGGCTGCGGGGATCCTCGTGCTCTGCGCTGCTGGCGGCTGGGGTAGGTTTACAGCCTGTAGCCTTGTCACTTGCTTAAAGCCAGGTCATTTAGTGGTTCTATTGCCTGTTATTTCCCCAAATCCCAGGACTTTCTGCATTCCCAGGGTCTGTGATTTCCTGGGAAAATCACTCGGAGCGGGAGGTGGCAGCCTGAAACCTGGGCAGAGTTCCCAAGTACAAAGCTCGGCTCAAGCTGGTTGGGCTTCGGCTGGGT
This sequence is a window from Rissa tridactyla isolate bRisTri1 chromosome 19, bRisTri1.patW.cur.20221130, whole genome shotgun sequence. Protein-coding genes within it:
- the LOC128919415 gene encoding reprimo-like protein translates to MNGSFFNQTLLEQGAYPNRTQGLGMLMACCNGTGSVLATDGGSSVLAPDERSLYITRVVQIAVLCVLSLTVMFGIFFLGCNLLIKSESMINFLVKDRRPSKDVGAAIMGLY